The Archangium primigenium genomic interval GTACGCGCAGGCGCTCCGGCACCACCTCCCCGAGGGGTGGGTGCTCGACGAGCCCCTGGCGGGCCTCGGCCAGGGCGAGCGCCTCGGCTGGCTCAAGCAGCGCCTCGCGCGGCTCACCGCCCCCACCACCCACTCCACCTCCTCCTTTCCGGCGGGCCCCCAGGGCGCCGCCACCGAGCCCTCCATGTCCACGGCCACCCCGCGTCTCACCGCCGAGCAGCGCCAGCAGCACTTCACGAAGGCCCTGGAGGCCGAGCGCGAGCTCGCGGATGTCCCTCTGCTGCGCGAGCGCTTCCTCCAGGCCCTCGCGCAGCAGGAAGAGCGCCTGCGCCTGTTGCTCACCCGCTCCATGGCCGCGGCCACCACGGGGGAGAATCCCGACGCGCCCCAGCAGCAGAGCCTGGCGCTGGAGGCGAGCGCGCCCAAGAAGCGCGGTCGCCCGCGGAAGGCCCCCGCCGCCCCGGTGGTCCAGGAGCAGCAGCCGGCCGCCGCGCCGAAGAAGCGGGGCCGCCCGCGCAAGGCGCCCGTCACCCCGGCGGAGACGGGAGAGAAGCGCCTGCCCCCGGCGGAATCCGCGCGCACGGTGAAGGTGGAGGCGCCTCCCGTGGAGCCCCCGGCGCCCGTGGCTGTCATGGAGGAGGACGCGGTGCCCGCCCCGGCGGTGCCGTGCTGCACCTGCGGCGACTCGCTGGCGGACCACCCGAAGAAGCGCTGCACGGCCAGGCGCGAGGGCAAGCCCTGCCGGTGCAAGGCCTTCCAGCTCCACCGCGTGTGGGACTGGGAATTGTGCTGGGGAGAGCACTGCGGTGTCCGCGTCTTCTGGCTCTTCCACGCAAAGGACCCCTACAACGTTCGCCACGGTCCTCTCCGCGCGCAGAGCGGCACCCTCCTGCGCCACCACCTGCAGATGGATGTGGTGGTGGAGGCGCGCAAGACGGGTGTCTGGCCCGCGGACGATGAGCACGGCGTGCCGCAGCGCGTGCTGGAGACGGTGGCGCGCGTGCTCGCCGATCATCCCCATCAGGCGCCGAGCGCGGCGTCCACAGCCACGTCCGCGCCGAGCTCCGGCGCCCCGTTGCCCGCGCAGGCCGAGGTGGCGACCGCGACTGCCCCCGAGCGCACGGACCTGGGAGCGTGGCGGGTGGAGCTGCCCGAGCGCACTGGGAACGTGCGTGTCATCCGCCTCTGGCTGGTGAATGACACCACGGGCGAGCGCGTGTCGGCGATGTGGTGGAGCACCACGGGCGACCTCGAGCCCGGACACCGAATCTCCGGCCGTGCGGAGGGCGCGGAGTTGAGCGAGGAGCTCCGGTTGAGGGCATGGTGGGCAGAGCACCAGCCGTCCGTGGTGGAGCCGCTCGTCCAGTCCTGCCGGGCCGGCCAGGTCCCCGGGCTGTGCCTGTACCTCTCGGAGTACCCGGAAGAAGGCCCCAGCCGCTACGCCCTGTCCGAGGGATGGCAACTGGAGGCCAAGGTGGACGACAGCAAGGAGCGGCCGTGGTTCCGCTTCACCCTGCCCACCGAGCGCACGGAGATGCGCGAGACAACGGGCTACTTCCACCTGCAGGACGGGAAATTCGTGGTGGCAACGCCGGCCAAGGTGGACCCGGACGCCCACCTGTACCCCGAGCTCACGTACCGGATTGCCCAGGCCGAGGCGCTCATCCACTGCGGCTTCGTCGACGAGGCGAAGCCATGAGCTGCGCGCGGCTCCCTCAAGAAGACGGCGCGGTGGCCGTGGTGTGCCAGCGGCCACGCAAGAAGCGCCCGCCGAAGCCGCTCCGGCCCGCGCCTCCCCGCGTGGACGTGCGCCGGTTGGTGGTGGTGAGTGTCCCCGCCCCCTGGCACGTGCTGCTCGCGCTGGGGCTGTGTCCGGCGCTCTGCCTGCCCCAGAGCGAGCGCTACCTCTGGGCGGAGTACGTGGCGCTCCACGTCACCGACGCCCCGGAGGACGCCCGGGCCTTCGCGCTCGCGCGGCAGGCGGGTGTGGATGTGCCCGAGCACCCCCTGCGCGCGGTGCGCCAGGCCGTCGTCTCCGTGGTGCGCGTGGCGCGGCCGTGCTTCCCCTCCGCGGGACAGGGCGGGGCCATGACGCCGTGGTTCCACGGCGCCGCCCTGCTGCGGGTGGAGGACGCCCTCGTCCTCCACCCCATTCCCTGGGCCCAGGCGAGCGCCCCCTGCTGGGAGCCCGGAGCGGAGCTGCGCCACGAGGTGGGGCGTGCCTTCAAGGTGGCCCGGACGGCGCGCGCGCACCTCGAGGCCGAAGCCCGGCAAGAGGCGCTGCACGAGGAGCGCGCGGGGCACATGGCGGCGGAATTGGACGAGCTGCTTGGCGCGCGTCTGGCTGCGGAGGCGCGCGAGCACCCTCCAGCCCCTCGAAAGGTGCTGGGCCCTGTCGTGGTGACGCGCGTCGAGCCCGCCTCCGGGACATTCTGGGTGGCACCCGCTCCGCCGACCGAGCCCGATCCGCTGGCCGAGCTGCAGCGCCGCTACCAGGAGAGCCAGCAGCGTCTCTTCAAGCTCGCGGAGAAGTACAAGCGCTACCCGCGCAGCCCCGAGGCCATGTGCCCGGTGACGGGCCTCAAGGGCTACCTCTGCCCGGACTGCCAGGACTACTTCACCTGGTGCCCGGGCGTCGTCCCTCACGAATGCGCGAGGCCCACATGAGCTGCGTCGCCGACTCCACCATGGGCGACGCCCTCTCCCGGCTCCGCGCGAGCCTGGAGGCCGAGCGCCTGCGCGCGGAGCGGGCCGAGGGGAAGGTGGAGGGCTTCCGGGAGGCCTTCGCCCTGCTGGCGGGCCGCTTCGCCGCGCCCGCCGCCGAGCCCCTCCCGGAGACTGCACCTAGTCCGGCGCCCACCTCCGCCCCCGTGCTGCGCCTCGCCCAGGCCCCGAGCGAGCGTGACGGGGCGCGTGACGCCCAGCGTGACGGCGTCACGCTGGGCGTGACGGGCAGCGTGACGGGCCCCACCCCGGAGCAGCGCCGGAAGGCACAAAACCGAGAGAGAGCAAGGGCTTACCGGCTTCGCCAGGCCAGCGTGACGGCCAGCGTGACGGGCCCCACCCCGGAGCAACACCGGAAGGCACAAAACCGAGAGAGAGCAAGGGCTTACCGGCTTCGCCAGGCCAGCGTGACGGCCAGCGTGACGCAGGAGGAGGAGGAAGAAGTAATAACTACTCCTCCTCCTTCCTCGTCACGCGTGACGGCGAGCGTGACGGACGAGAAGCCCGTCCGGGGCACGCTCGCGCTCGTCGCCACCGCGGCGCGCGAGTCCCGCGAGGCGAAGCCACCCCCCAAGCTGCCGCCCGAGGTGCAGGCCCTGCGCGAGGCCTGGGACAGCCTGTGCGGCACGAAGAGCTTCATCCCCTGGCCCGCGCGCACCTCGGCGCGCCTGCTGGAGGACGCCCAGGCCGCCCTGGCGCGGCGGCCGCTCGAGGAGTGGCGCCGCGTCTTCGCCCTCGTGCCCCGCTCGCCGGTGTGCCGCGGAGAGCTGTCCAGCGGCCGCCGCGCGAGCCTGCTGTGGCTGCTCGCTGGCAAGACGCGGGACAACTACGAGCCCGCCGAGAAGCTCCTCGCGGGGGACTGGTCGGTGGACCCCGAGGACGCGGGAGCACCACCCGCCGTCGAGGCGCCCCCACCGGCCGCGGGCTCCGACACCCCGGCGGGCCAGGCCTGGAGCGAGGTGCTCGCCGCCCTACGTGCGGAGGGGAAGCACTACGCGCTGCAGTGGCTGGAGCAGCTGCGCGCCCGGAGCGTGGACGAGGGCCACCTGGTGCTGGAGGCCCGGGACAGCTTCGCGCGTGGGTGGATGGCCGAGCACTACGGCGAGCTGCTCGCTCGCTGCGTGGGGGTGCTGGGCCTCGCGGGCGTGCGGTACGTGCTGCCGGGGGAGGTGGGGCCATGACGCCGGGCCAGCAGTGCCTCTTTCTCCTCGCCCACGTGCTCTTCGGCTTCGCCACGCTCGGCGCGCCGCGGAAGCTGGGTGCCACGGCCGCTGCCGGGGGCGTGCTCGCCAGCCTCGTGGGCCTCGCGCGGGCCGTGGGTACTGCCCGCCGGAGGGCGCCATGAGGTGGGCCGCCCAACGCGACAAGGCCGAGCCCGCCGTGGTGCAGGCCCTGCAACTCGCCGGGTGGACGGTGGAGAAGGTGTCCGCCCCGGGCTTCCCCGACTTGCTGTGCGTGCGCCGCGGGCAAGTGGTGCTGCTCGAGGTGAAGTCCGAGCGCGGCCGCATGCAGCGCGCCCAGGTGGAGTTGCACGCCCGCGTGCGCGCGGCCGGCCTCGTCGTGGCGGTGGTGACGACGCCCGAGGAGGCCCTCGCTGCGGTGCGCGGGGAAGTCCGCCGCTCCGCCCTCACCGAGCGCGCCGAGAAGCCCCGCGGCGCGGCTCGCTCGCTGTTGTCCCGTGCCGTCCCCAACACCTACCCGAAGGGAGAGAAGCCATGAGCTGCAACAGGCCCCCACGTCCTACGCAGGCGAAGTGCGCCGACTGTCCCACCCTGGTGTCGGTGAAGAAGGTCGGCAAGGTGCCCAAGCGCTGCCCCAAGTGCGAGAGGACGTACTGGAAGGCCTACCGGCGCGAGGCCAACAAGCAGAAGCGCGAATGGAAGAAGCAGCACGGAGACGTGCCCATGCGACAAAAGCACACGGGCCCCTTCGCCCTGGGCCCGGAGCGGCCGGAGCTTGGGATGACGTCGAAAGAGTTCTCCGCATGGAAGGCGCGACGCGCGGTGGAGTTGTACGTGCGCGAGCCTGACCTGAACATGGAGTTGATTGCCGAGCGAGTGGGTCTCAGTGACAGCGAGGTGCAGCGTCTCGTGACGGAGGCCGATATTGAGCGGCACTCCCGAGTGCAGCAGTTCCTCCCGTTTGGGTTGCCGGCCTGATCAACGCGCCGCGCCACCGACATCGTGGCGCGGCTGTTCCATCAGGGGAACGGCACGCAGCAGTGTGCCGTTCCTCGTTAAATCAGGCCGCTCGAGGTAGATGCAGCAGAGCAGGCGGCGGCGTGCCATAGGTCAGTCGCCAAGTGATTTCTGCTTGGAGAATGAGTGGCATCTTCCGAAAATTGGGATTCCGCCGGTATTGAGCGAGAGCATTTTCGAACGACCCAGCGACCCAGTTTCCCGTTCGGTCAGCAGAGATAGGGCCGTGGATCAAGGGAATGCCTAGCTTTACGTAGCACTGCTTCCAGGGTCGTTCGACTCGGACGAATCCGTCGCGTTCCATGGACGCGACAAACACTAGGGCATCGCACCGACGACCACTAAGGTGTGAGGGTGTAGTCGTGCAGAATCCGCAGCGAACGCAGAGAGTAAACGGGCGGCTCATTCGTTCGCCCCCCTTCGCTTCTCGTACCGTACACGGTACAGATCAGTCTCCCTTGCGCAGCACAAGAAACTGGTGCACCATGCGCGGTACAGATTCGTGATGTCGACCCTTCCTGGTCGCATCTTGGATGTGGCAGTCATGTGCAGTCCTTTCGTCGATTCGAGCGACGGAACCAGGAGACTTCGGCGCGCTAACGCCGAAGTCTCCGTGTTTGCGCGTGGCACCATTCACGCGAACTCACAACCTCGCCTGAGAACCAGAATTCGTCAACGTGCTCCGCCAATATTACGCGTGTGGGCGGATGTGGCTCGCTGTGTTTCATGGGTAACCGAGGTTTGATCGCCTTGCGTTCCGCCCTGGCGTGCGCGACCTGAACGACAAATTAGCGCAATCTCGCTGTTCTGTCTGAGTACCCCCGCAGAATTGCTTAGGGCACTTGCGCCGC includes:
- a CDS encoding DUF6884 domain-containing protein, with amino-acid sequence MSTLRRIALVGCGKAKASQATKARQLYTGPLFRASLAAAEAEFGGDVWILSAKHGLVDLDEVLEPYEATLDGASPKCSSNWGLDVIRNLRDDEHNTPAHLTVYAGQAYAQALRHHLPEGWVLDEPLAGLGQGERLGWLKQRLARLTAPTTHSTSSFPAGPQGAATEPSMSTATPRLTAEQRQQHFTKALEAERELADVPLLRERFLQALAQQEERLRLLLTRSMAAATTGENPDAPQQQSLALEASAPKKRGRPRKAPAAPVVQEQQPAAAPKKRGRPRKAPVTPAETGEKRLPPAESARTVKVEAPPVEPPAPVAVMEEDAVPAPAVPCCTCGDSLADHPKKRCTARREGKPCRCKAFQLHRVWDWELCWGEHCGVRVFWLFHAKDPYNVRHGPLRAQSGTLLRHHLQMDVVVEARKTGVWPADDEHGVPQRVLETVARVLADHPHQAPSAASTATSAPSSGAPLPAQAEVATATAPERTDLGAWRVELPERTGNVRVIRLWLVNDTTGERVSAMWWSTTGDLEPGHRISGRAEGAELSEELRLRAWWAEHQPSVVEPLVQSCRAGQVPGLCLYLSEYPEEGPSRYALSEGWQLEAKVDDSKERPWFRFTLPTERTEMRETTGYFHLQDGKFVVATPAKVDPDAHLYPELTYRIAQAEALIHCGFVDEAKP
- a CDS encoding DnaA N-terminal domain-containing protein translates to MSCVADSTMGDALSRLRASLEAERLRAERAEGKVEGFREAFALLAGRFAAPAAEPLPETAPSPAPTSAPVLRLAQAPSERDGARDAQRDGVTLGVTGSVTGPTPEQRRKAQNRERARAYRLRQASVTASVTGPTPEQHRKAQNRERARAYRLRQASVTASVTQEEEEEVITTPPPSSSRVTASVTDEKPVRGTLALVATAARESREAKPPPKLPPEVQALREAWDSLCGTKSFIPWPARTSARLLEDAQAALARRPLEEWRRVFALVPRSPVCRGELSSGRRASLLWLLAGKTRDNYEPAEKLLAGDWSVDPEDAGAPPAVEAPPPAAGSDTPAGQAWSEVLAALRAEGKHYALQWLEQLRARSVDEGHLVLEARDSFARGWMAEHYGELLARCVGVLGLAGVRYVLPGEVGP
- a CDS encoding VRR-NUC domain-containing protein, with protein sequence MRWAAQRDKAEPAVVQALQLAGWTVEKVSAPGFPDLLCVRRGQVVLLEVKSERGRMQRAQVELHARVRAAGLVVAVVTTPEEALAAVRGEVRRSALTERAEKPRGAARSLLSRAVPNTYPKGEKP